One Candidatus Nanosynbacter featherlites genomic region harbors:
- the rpsO gene encoding 30S ribosomal protein S15, protein MISKENKQKAIALTQVGKNDVGSPQVQISILTARIKEVTEHLKVNKHDFMARRGLVQMVGKRKRLLRYLERTDFESYKQVLATLGLRK, encoded by the coding sequence ATGATCAGTAAAGAGAACAAGCAAAAAGCGATTGCTTTGACTCAGGTTGGCAAAAACGATGTCGGTAGCCCTCAGGTACAGATTTCGATTTTGACAGCTCGTATCAAAGAGGTTACAGAGCACTTGAAAGTCAACAAACACGACTTCATGGCTCGTCGCGGCCTTGTCCAGATGGTAGGTAAGCGCAAGCGCCTACTGCGATACTTGGAGCGAACTGACTTTGAGAGTTATAAGCAAGTGCTGGCTACATTGGGACTACGCAAATAA
- a CDS encoding DHH family phosphoesterase encodes MSTASAKQQVIQKIKENTNILVTVSRDPSVDELSAALGLTLFLNELGKHATAVFSGKIPPAINFLEPDKTFEDTADSLRDFIIALDKDKADHLRYKIVDDAVVKIFITPYRTTITEADLEFSQGDYNIELVLALNVEDSNHLDEALTAHGKILHSADVVTVTARDIKSSLGAIDWHERNASGVSEMLLELVDELKTVKATLDEQMANAFMTGIVAVTNRFSNNLTSPRVMTAAADLMAAGANQQLIAAKLVEAEELEAPADEHDEPEGADSSSESSDAEEAEVDNTKLSISRSSRKQPKQADKELPKPDDGTLEISHQKRGDLDEVARRTQAEAQDEAARAAESYLEKQLAKSTPVESEEPAKSPEPEYSLPAIKPLGSPQSPKDELPEPSVGGTFNASAEQAAEDKKREAESGRNRTILNHGQPGSSQGGFSDSPINATVARHDDEPKSVDPFAEMNNNLQNNRSISPLGEASAIAGHDGDVMAALSEDTSKVLGTNQSLGQPTHQAVSEALAAVPNVPDPLAANSAPGTPTLAEIESSAKNIAGLPPMPDFSTLPELPPAFPPAPAVSPNTPPTPASAPPVVNTTNAEFNPTQFQIPGQN; translated from the coding sequence ATGAGCACCGCTTCCGCCAAGCAGCAGGTAATCCAAAAAATCAAAGAAAATACTAATATATTGGTTACGGTTAGTCGTGATCCAAGTGTTGATGAGTTATCAGCGGCATTGGGGTTGACGCTATTTTTGAATGAGCTTGGAAAGCATGCTACAGCGGTATTTTCTGGTAAAATTCCACCGGCGATAAATTTCCTGGAGCCTGATAAGACATTTGAGGACACGGCGGACAGTCTCAGAGACTTTATCATAGCGCTTGATAAGGACAAGGCGGATCACTTGCGGTACAAAATAGTTGACGATGCAGTTGTGAAAATTTTCATCACGCCGTACCGAACGACGATTACTGAAGCGGACTTGGAATTCTCACAGGGTGATTACAACATTGAGCTGGTGTTGGCTTTGAATGTTGAAGACAGCAATCATCTTGATGAAGCCTTGACGGCTCATGGCAAAATTTTGCACAGTGCTGACGTGGTGACCGTGACAGCTCGGGATATCAAGAGTAGCTTGGGTGCGATCGATTGGCACGAGCGTAACGCCAGTGGTGTGAGTGAGATGCTTTTGGAGCTGGTTGATGAACTGAAGACAGTCAAGGCAACGCTGGACGAGCAGATGGCAAATGCGTTTATGACCGGTATCGTTGCTGTAACTAATAGGTTTAGTAACAACCTGACATCACCTCGCGTCATGACAGCGGCTGCGGATTTGATGGCTGCAGGAGCTAACCAGCAGTTGATTGCAGCAAAGTTGGTGGAAGCTGAGGAATTGGAAGCCCCGGCTGACGAACATGATGAACCGGAAGGTGCCGATAGTTCAAGTGAGTCATCAGATGCTGAGGAAGCAGAGGTAGACAACACCAAGCTGTCAATTAGCCGTTCATCACGTAAACAGCCAAAACAAGCAGATAAGGAGCTACCAAAACCAGATGATGGCACTTTGGAAATATCACACCAAAAGAGGGGTGATCTAGACGAGGTAGCTCGCCGAACGCAGGCTGAGGCTCAAGACGAGGCTGCGCGCGCAGCTGAATCGTACTTGGAAAAACAATTGGCCAAATCCACACCAGTAGAATCCGAAGAACCAGCAAAGTCACCAGAACCAGAGTATAGCTTACCAGCCATCAAACCGCTAGGCAGCCCACAATCTCCGAAAGACGAGTTGCCGGAACCGTCAGTAGGCGGTACGTTCAATGCTTCAGCTGAACAGGCTGCAGAAGATAAGAAGCGCGAGGCTGAAAGTGGTCGTAACCGCACGATTTTGAATCATGGTCAACCTGGCAGCAGTCAAGGGGGGTTTAGTGATTCACCGATAAACGCCACCGTTGCTCGCCATGATGATGAGCCAAAATCAGTTGACCCGTTCGCTGAAATGAACAACAATTTACAGAACAATAGGTCTATCTCTCCTCTGGGAGAAGCTTCAGCTATCGCTGGACATGATGGCGATGTCATGGCTGCTCTCAGTGAAGACACCTCAAAGGTATTGGGGACTAATCAGTCATTGGGTCAGCCAACCCATCAGGCAGTTAGCGAAGCATTAGCAGCGGTGCCTAATGTTCCAGATCCATTGGCGGCAAATAGTGCTCCTGGTACCCCAACTTTGGCGGAAATTGAGTCTTCTGCCAAAAATATAGCAGGGTTACCACCAATGCCTGACTTTAGTACGTTGCCAGAACTGCCACCGGCTTTTCCGCCAGCTCCAGCAGTCAGCCCTAATACTCCACCGACGCCAGCCTCAGCCCCACCAGTCGTGAATACTACCAATGCTGAATTCAATCCAACACAGTTCCAGATTCCGGGACAAAACTAA
- a CDS encoding type IV pilin protein — protein MKHKGFTLVEVLIVIAVIAVLASIAIVSYRSVRENGLDAKIRSAVKTAGDAAALAEARGKRITGFGPFNAPDGVQTLVPDYLKADYRQGVSSKKAANEEAIFRIYECHDGGKGFVIYAALNNPSTEDVATFNRIRSSCHHNSTQAPDSGSTIYSYAQLF, from the coding sequence ATGAAGCATAAGGGTTTTACATTGGTTGAAGTATTAATTGTTATAGCAGTGATTGCCGTGTTGGCATCAATAGCAATTGTCTCGTATCGGTCGGTGCGTGAGAATGGATTGGACGCGAAGATTCGATCTGCAGTTAAAACTGCGGGCGATGCTGCTGCTTTGGCGGAGGCTAGAGGAAAGCGTATCACTGGATTTGGTCCGTTTAACGCGCCGGATGGTGTACAAACCTTGGTTCCGGATTATTTGAAGGCTGATTATCGGCAAGGTGTTTCTAGTAAAAAAGCAGCAAATGAGGAAGCAATCTTTCGAATCTATGAGTGTCATGACGGTGGTAAGGGGTTTGTGATATATGCCGCGTTGAATAATCCATCTACCGAGGACGTAGCAACCTTCAATCGTATTCGTTCAAGTTGTCATCACAATAGCACGCAAGCACCAGACAGCGGCTCAACGATATATAGCTACGCGCAGCTATTCTAG
- a CDS encoding sortase: MISVKVKRTRTAKDYIILGIALTLLVGGGYLLITIFSPFFATQFIDPKNNETTKVLQKTTDEFHPENRIYIPAINVNIPYKTGGAEVLELTAWWRKPENGNPKEGGNFIVAAHRFQIGPTPQRTINNSPFYNINKLKVGDSITVDYNGKRYEYSIYDIYKVKPDAVEIEERTDQPRLTLYSCSLGGSFDKREVIIAVPK; this comes from the coding sequence ATGATAAGCGTGAAAGTTAAACGCACTAGAACAGCAAAAGATTATATCATATTAGGCATAGCTCTAACCTTGTTGGTGGGTGGTGGATACTTACTCATTACCATCTTTAGTCCTTTTTTCGCAACACAATTCATCGACCCTAAAAATAATGAAACGACTAAGGTTTTACAAAAGACAACTGATGAATTTCATCCAGAAAATCGCATTTACATTCCTGCCATCAATGTCAATATCCCGTACAAAACCGGTGGCGCAGAAGTGTTAGAGCTAACTGCCTGGTGGCGTAAGCCAGAAAATGGTAACCCTAAAGAGGGTGGAAATTTCATCGTTGCTGCTCACCGCTTCCAAATTGGCCCCACACCACAACGCACCATCAACAATTCTCCGTTTTACAACATTAACAAGCTCAAAGTTGGCGATTCCATCACAGTTGATTACAACGGCAAACGCTACGAGTACAGCATATATGATATATATAAAGTTAAGCCTGATGCTGTCGAGATAGAAGAGCGAACCGATCAACCACGCTTGACACTGTATTCATGTTCCCTGGGTGGATCATTTGATAAACGTGAAGTTATCATCGCTGTCCCTAAATAG
- the truB gene encoding tRNA pseudouridine(55) synthase TruB, whose amino-acid sequence MIPNDDIVLIDKPAGMSSFGVVARIRRVLSQQLGKKAKVGHTGTLDPFATGLMILVTGKKCKEAGSFTKLDKWYQAEIILGVTSTTGDPEGELTPVSEHQPTIEEVRQAVRKFIGVIEQTPPAFSAIKINGQRAYHLARKGQEVAMPARQITVHDIEIASYNYPKLCINTHVSSGTYIRTLAEDIGNYLGTGAYCQSLRRTKIANFIIDQAAKLSDFGIEN is encoded by the coding sequence ATGATACCAAATGATGATATCGTGCTCATTGATAAACCAGCTGGTATGAGTAGTTTTGGCGTAGTCGCTAGAATTAGGAGAGTGCTCAGTCAACAGCTAGGTAAGAAAGCAAAAGTTGGACATACCGGTACCTTGGATCCGTTTGCTACAGGTTTGATGATTTTAGTAACGGGTAAAAAATGTAAAGAAGCCGGGTCATTTACCAAGCTAGACAAATGGTATCAGGCAGAAATCATTTTGGGGGTGACTAGCACGACGGGAGATCCTGAAGGAGAGCTTACACCAGTGTCTGAGCATCAGCCGACAATTGAAGAGGTAAGACAGGCTGTACGGAAGTTCATTGGGGTGATTGAGCAAACCCCGCCAGCTTTTAGCGCCATCAAAATCAATGGGCAGCGCGCCTATCACCTCGCGCGAAAAGGTCAGGAAGTTGCGATGCCTGCACGGCAGATCACGGTGCATGACATTGAAATTGCATCATATAACTATCCAAAACTATGTATCAATACTCATGTCTCTAGTGGCACATACATTCGTACGCTGGCAGAGGACATCGGTAACTATCTGGGAACTGGTGCCTACTGTCAATCGTTGCGGCGCACAAAAATTGCCAACTTTATCATTGACCAAGCAGCGAAACTGTCGGATTTTGGCATAGAGAATTAG
- a CDS encoding YhgE/Pip domain-containing protein has protein sequence MPKGVLESINKLGGGLETAADGAVQLHDGLATLQAGVQTYTSGVKQLATNQQALSNGLAQLADGSRQLQAGLGQMSNGLPSQVQVVQLSNGMKQLQSGLNQLNASVHNPSPELTALQQKVANEAQTLAVTMQAARVDLTTAGGTLQTLGAEAQAAPGKSTTITVPQIGIISKALTATQTITKQTTELLMDLQTLTVQLSKQQSQLQTGIATLANSANQLAPNAVSAFNGYNNLRAANNQLLTGSTTLVNNLSQAQTGSQRLANGAVVLNANSGTLLSGTSQLATGADTLSVKLADAGNQIKLQPTGAATQQQIANPVSSETNKQGDVPNYGYALAPYVLSLSLFVGALAVNIIYPIRKTFTEQENAFRWWLAKASVIGTAAFAQATILMLIMVYCLGLTPDHPGHFIGAVYLTSFAYMSIVSLLVIVLDNPGRFLAMVLLVLQLGSSEGTFPIQTTNGFFQAVNPLVPMTYSIRALRQAISGGLSNSFYIDSMWVLAGFLLVANLLMLGFFAYRGKRKFIYTSVDGDD, from the coding sequence ATGCCAAAAGGCGTGCTAGAAAGTATCAATAAGCTTGGCGGCGGTCTGGAAACAGCAGCGGACGGCGCAGTGCAACTGCATGATGGTTTGGCGACTTTGCAGGCAGGCGTGCAAACTTACACCAGTGGCGTTAAGCAGTTGGCGACCAATCAGCAGGCGCTAAGCAACGGTTTGGCTCAGCTAGCTGATGGGTCGCGCCAACTGCAAGCGGGACTGGGGCAAATGTCGAATGGTTTGCCGAGCCAAGTCCAAGTTGTGCAATTATCAAACGGCATGAAGCAACTGCAATCTGGTCTCAATCAGCTCAACGCCAGCGTGCATAATCCATCGCCAGAACTGACAGCGCTGCAACAAAAGGTTGCTAACGAGGCGCAAACTTTGGCGGTAACAATGCAGGCGGCAAGGGTAGATTTGACGACAGCCGGCGGCACACTACAAACGCTCGGTGCTGAAGCGCAAGCTGCTCCTGGCAAATCGACAACTATAACCGTGCCGCAAATTGGCATCATATCAAAAGCACTCACAGCAACGCAGACTATTACAAAACAAACGACTGAGCTGTTAATGGACTTGCAAACACTGACGGTGCAATTGAGCAAGCAACAAAGCCAACTGCAAACTGGCATTGCGACACTAGCAAACAGTGCGAACCAACTGGCACCGAATGCGGTTAGTGCGTTCAATGGTTACAATAACCTGAGAGCGGCTAATAATCAGCTACTGACTGGCTCGACAACGCTGGTGAATAATTTGTCACAAGCGCAAACCGGCAGCCAGCGACTAGCCAACGGCGCGGTAGTCTTGAATGCTAATTCAGGCACTTTGCTCAGCGGTACATCACAGCTGGCAACTGGTGCGGACACGCTGTCTGTCAAATTGGCTGACGCTGGCAACCAGATAAAGCTGCAGCCGACTGGCGCTGCCACGCAGCAGCAAATCGCCAACCCGGTATCGTCGGAAACTAATAAACAGGGAGATGTGCCAAATTATGGCTATGCCTTGGCACCATACGTCTTGTCGCTGAGCTTGTTTGTCGGGGCGCTAGCGGTCAATATCATTTATCCTATCCGCAAGACTTTTACCGAACAAGAAAATGCCTTTCGCTGGTGGCTCGCCAAAGCCTCGGTCATTGGTACGGCAGCCTTTGCTCAGGCAACAATCTTGATGCTAATTATGGTTTATTGTCTGGGCTTAACGCCTGACCATCCGGGGCATTTCATCGGCGCGGTATATTTGACCTCGTTTGCCTATATGTCGATTGTGTCACTGTTGGTGATTGTCTTGGATAATCCGGGGCGCTTCCTAGCAATGGTGCTGCTGGTGTTGCAGCTGGGATCGAGCGAAGGAACTTTCCCAATCCAAACGACAAATGGCTTTTTCCAAGCGGTCAACCCGCTGGTACCGATGACTTATTCAATCAGGGCCTTGCGTCAAGCTATCTCGGGAGGGCTCAGCAACTCATTTTACATTGATAGCATGTGGGTGCTGGCGGGCTTTTTGCTGGTAGCTAACCTGTTGATGCTCGGCTTCTTCGCCTACCGCGGCAAGCGAAAATTTATTTACACATCAGTGGACGGCGATGATTGA
- the pnp gene encoding polyribonucleotide nucleotidyltransferase has translation MMSIINPSGKDIFSVTTEWCGRPLTLEVNRVGFRTTASVVARYGDTVVLGTAMVGSRPVELDYFPLSIDYEEKFYAAGKISGSRFIKREGRPSDEAILIGRLIDRPIRPLFPKGYRQEVQVVSSVLSMDPSFRPDMVAMVAASAALSLTGTPFDGPVAGLRVGRVNGEFKAFLTPDERAASDLDLVVAGIENGITMVEAGAHEVSEQVIIDAMAWAHHMMQPAIQLQRELAEKVAPAAQQYELVLPDETIQAEVDVWVAGKFGAAIRRAYPERNELIADIRQAFHDEFTTKLGENYDELRPQYDEAFTLALHKDVRRGIVEDKVRPDGRQLTEIRPLSSEVGFLPRAHGSSLFTRGVTQGMNIVTLAPLSYAQLVDTMEQTDYERRYMHHYNAPGYTVGEVRRLGSPGRREIGHGYLAERALTPVLPSEEEFPYAIRSVTEIMSQNGSTSMAATCSSCLALMDAGVPLKAPVSGIAMGLMMDEGTPYVLSDIADAEDFAGDMDFKVTGTAQGITALQMDMKVHGLPVDILAQAIEQSKAGRAHILEHMLSVLPQPRQALSPYAPRIEKIKINPDKIGAVIGKGGEMINKITSETGAEIDIKEDGLITVASPDGASIEKAMNWIKSLVEEPEVGKIYEGRVVSIKDFGAFVNILPGVDGMVHISKLAEGRVNKVTDVVKEGQTVRVKITGIDERGKINLTMIGL, from the coding sequence ATGATGAGCATTATTAATCCAAGTGGCAAGGATATTTTTAGTGTTACCACGGAATGGTGTGGTCGACCACTGACATTAGAGGTAAATAGGGTCGGTTTTCGCACTACCGCCAGTGTGGTAGCGCGTTACGGCGACACGGTTGTGTTAGGTACGGCGATGGTCGGCTCGCGACCAGTGGAACTAGATTATTTCCCGCTGTCAATTGATTATGAAGAGAAGTTTTATGCTGCCGGCAAGATTTCTGGTAGCCGATTTATCAAGCGAGAAGGTCGTCCATCTGACGAGGCAATACTCATCGGGCGACTGATTGACCGGCCAATTCGTCCACTGTTCCCGAAGGGGTATCGTCAAGAGGTTCAAGTCGTATCAAGCGTCCTCAGTATGGACCCAAGTTTCCGTCCTGATATGGTAGCAATGGTAGCCGCTAGTGCGGCACTGAGCCTGACTGGCACCCCATTTGATGGACCAGTGGCAGGTTTGCGTGTTGGCCGAGTGAACGGTGAATTTAAGGCCTTTTTGACCCCTGATGAGCGCGCAGCCAGTGACCTGGATTTGGTGGTTGCTGGTATTGAGAACGGCATTACCATGGTGGAAGCGGGTGCTCATGAAGTGAGCGAGCAAGTAATTATCGACGCCATGGCGTGGGCACACCACATGATGCAGCCAGCCATCCAGCTTCAACGTGAGTTGGCAGAAAAAGTCGCACCAGCCGCGCAGCAGTACGAACTGGTTCTACCAGATGAAACCATACAAGCAGAAGTTGACGTGTGGGTTGCTGGTAAATTTGGCGCAGCTATTCGTCGTGCCTACCCAGAGCGTAACGAACTGATCGCGGATATTCGTCAGGCATTTCATGACGAATTTACGACAAAGCTCGGTGAGAATTATGATGAGCTGCGACCTCAATATGATGAGGCCTTTACGTTGGCACTCCATAAGGACGTACGCCGAGGTATCGTTGAGGATAAGGTGCGTCCAGACGGCCGTCAATTGACGGAAATCCGACCACTCAGCTCAGAAGTTGGTTTCTTGCCACGAGCACACGGATCAAGCTTATTTACCCGCGGCGTGACTCAGGGTATGAACATCGTTACCTTGGCGCCACTGAGCTACGCGCAGCTGGTAGACACCATGGAACAAACTGATTACGAACGACGTTATATGCATCACTACAATGCTCCGGGTTATACTGTTGGTGAAGTGCGCCGTTTGGGTAGTCCAGGTCGCCGTGAAATTGGGCATGGTTACTTGGCGGAGCGAGCATTGACGCCAGTGTTGCCAAGTGAAGAAGAGTTCCCATATGCTATTCGTTCGGTGACCGAAATCATGAGCCAGAATGGTTCCACCTCAATGGCAGCGACATGTTCAAGCTGTTTGGCGCTGATGGATGCAGGTGTGCCACTCAAAGCGCCGGTCTCTGGTATCGCCATGGGCTTAATGATGGACGAGGGTACACCATATGTGCTGAGCGACATCGCTGATGCTGAAGATTTTGCTGGTGACATGGACTTTAAGGTGACAGGCACTGCTCAAGGTATCACGGCGCTACAGATGGATATGAAGGTGCATGGCCTACCGGTTGACATCTTGGCGCAAGCAATTGAGCAGTCAAAAGCTGGTCGAGCACATATCTTGGAGCATATGTTGTCCGTATTACCACAACCACGCCAGGCATTGAGCCCATACGCACCACGCATTGAGAAGATCAAGATCAACCCAGACAAGATTGGTGCGGTGATCGGTAAGGGTGGCGAGATGATCAACAAGATCACCTCTGAAACTGGTGCTGAAATTGACATCAAAGAAGATGGCTTAATTACCGTGGCTAGCCCAGACGGCGCATCAATTGAGAAAGCTATGAATTGGATCAAGAGTTTGGTAGAAGAGCCAGAGGTTGGCAAGATCTATGAGGGTCGGGTTGTTAGTATCAAAGACTTTGGCGCTTTTGTGAATATCTTACCAGGAGTCGATGGTATGGTACATATTTCGAAACTGGCCGAAGGTCGGGTAAATAAGGTGACTGATGTCGTCAAAGAAGGCCAGACTGTCCGCGTAAAGATAACTGGTATTGATGAGCGCGGCAAGATCAATTTGACGATGATCGGTTTATAA
- a CDS encoding RrF2 family transcriptional regulator: protein MKLSGAVEQACCIMALLADPKRTAPITNDALAEKMAVSPTYLKKISRKLVVAQLITSVQGAGGGFVLAREMSQVTLHDVVLASTVLSTPGDY from the coding sequence ATGAAATTATCGGGAGCTGTTGAACAAGCTTGCTGTATTATGGCGCTTTTGGCCGACCCTAAGCGAACCGCGCCAATTACTAACGACGCTTTGGCTGAGAAAATGGCGGTATCGCCGACGTATCTGAAGAAGATTAGTCGCAAATTGGTGGTGGCACAGCTCATCACTTCAGTACAAGGTGCTGGCGGTGGTTTCGTTTTGGCGCGGGAAATGAGCCAAGTGACGCTGCACGACGTCGTTTTGGCAAGCACCGTTCTTTCAACCCCAGGGGATTATTGA
- a CDS encoding YhgE/Pip domain-containing protein, whose amino-acid sequence MVEKVTRLSRRQRNNMVRAEWRHLFKNKILLVSLAVISFIPIMYSGFFLGSIWDPYGQTKNLPVAFVNEDKGAQLNGQALNVGQSVEQKLKDNHDLGWEFVTKQQADSGVSSGHFYAVVTIPADFSAKAASITQNKPEQAVIHYTTTPAKNYIGSLVSSQAAEKVKTSVAEQVTKAYAKRRARKYQ is encoded by the coding sequence ATGGTTGAAAAAGTAACGCGGTTGTCGCGCCGGCAACGCAATAATATGGTGCGCGCCGAGTGGCGGCATTTATTCAAAAATAAGATCTTATTGGTTTCGCTGGCGGTGATTTCGTTTATCCCGATTATGTACAGCGGCTTTTTCTTGGGGTCGATTTGGGATCCGTACGGGCAAACCAAAAACTTGCCGGTGGCGTTTGTCAACGAGGACAAAGGCGCGCAGCTGAATGGTCAAGCGCTGAACGTCGGGCAGTCGGTTGAGCAAAAATTAAAAGATAATCACGATTTGGGCTGGGAATTCGTGACTAAGCAGCAAGCCGATAGCGGCGTTAGCAGCGGGCATTTCTATGCAGTGGTGACGATTCCGGCAGATTTTTCGGCAAAAGCAGCATCAATTACGCAAAATAAACCCGAGCAGGCAGTTATTCACTATACGACGACGCCAGCCAAGAATTATATCGGTTCGTTGGTCAGTAGCCAGGCGGCTGAAAAAGTCAAGACTTCGGTGGCCGAGCAAGTCACTAAGGCTTATGCCAAAAGGCGTGCTAGAAAGTATCAATAA